In bacterium, one DNA window encodes the following:
- the rfaE2 gene encoding D-glycero-beta-D-manno-heptose 1-phosphate adenylyltransferase: protein MGRLLSLAEMKAERIQLKEARKRLVFTNGVFDILHRGHCEYLEAARQNGDAMVVGLNSDASVRRLKGMKKPIVPEEDRAAVLTALRSVDYVVIFDDDTPLHLITELLPDILIKGGDYALDEIVGRHEVESAGGAVLTIPLTEGRSSTNILATIIERYCQHER from the coding sequence ATGGGCAGGCTGCTGTCACTTGCCGAAATGAAAGCAGAGCGCATCCAGCTTAAGGAAGCGCGGAAACGGCTGGTCTTCACCAACGGCGTGTTTGACATATTGCATCGTGGACACTGTGAATACCTTGAGGCCGCGCGGCAGAACGGAGACGCGATGGTCGTCGGACTGAACAGCGATGCAAGCGTGCGCCGTCTGAAGGGAATGAAGAAACCTATCGTTCCCGAGGAAGACAGGGCGGCAGTACTGACTGCCTTGCGCTCGGTTGATTATGTTGTCATTTTTGATGATGATACACCGCTACACCTGATCACCGAACTCCTCCCCGATATTCTGATCAAGGGCGGCGATTACGCCCTGGATGAGATCGTCGGGCGTCATGAGGTCGAGAGCGCAGGCGGTGCTGTACTGACAATACCTCTGACAGAGGGGCGGTCATCCACGAACATACTTGCGACGATCATTGAGCGATACTGTCAACACGAACGATGA
- the rfaE1 gene encoding D-glycero-beta-D-manno-heptose-7-phosphate kinase: MKFEEHRLHDIFSQIQNRFVAVIGDVMLDRYIWGRVSRISPEAPVPVVDVIRESNHLGGASNVALNIKSLGAVPVLFGVVGRDTNANELKDIFQQENVITDFLVEDTTRPTTVKTRIIAGSQHVARIDYEDRQQISEDTTRRLLDRLENHVGSIHNIILQDYNKGVIGPDLIRQVIELAQAHDIPVLVDPKFSNFFEYQGVTVFKPNRKETEDALKLRLTDEHSFTEAARTLRERLNSSNVLLTLGELGMLLLDQDGGVTRVPTKARKVADVSGAGDTVIATLAVAMASGASLSEAAHIANFAGGLVCEEVGIVPVDRDKLYEAALGKLGVLD; this comes from the coding sequence ATGAAATTCGAAGAACATCGCCTTCACGATATTTTCAGCCAGATCCAGAATCGTTTTGTCGCGGTTATCGGCGACGTCATGCTTGACCGCTACATCTGGGGACGCGTTTCCCGCATCTCGCCAGAAGCGCCGGTGCCTGTTGTCGACGTCATTCGCGAGAGCAACCACCTCGGTGGAGCGTCGAACGTGGCCCTGAACATCAAGAGTCTCGGTGCCGTACCTGTACTGTTTGGAGTGGTCGGACGTGATACCAATGCCAACGAGCTCAAGGATATTTTCCAGCAGGAAAACGTCATCACGGATTTCCTGGTGGAGGATACCACGCGACCCACAACCGTCAAGACGCGTATCATTGCAGGAAGTCAGCATGTTGCACGCATTGACTATGAGGACAGGCAGCAGATCAGCGAAGACACGACGCGGAGGCTGCTCGACAGGCTGGAAAATCATGTCGGGTCGATTCACAACATCATTCTGCAGGATTACAACAAGGGGGTCATTGGGCCGGACCTCATTCGCCAGGTCATTGAACTCGCGCAGGCGCATGATATCCCCGTGCTGGTGGATCCGAAATTCAGCAACTTTTTTGAATACCAGGGTGTAACAGTATTCAAGCCCAACCGCAAGGAAACGGAAGATGCGCTGAAGCTCCGGTTGACGGATGAACACAGTTTTACGGAAGCGGCACGCACACTTCGTGAACGGCTCAACAGCAGCAACGTTCTTCTCACCCTGGGCGAACTGGGCATGCTGCTGCTCGATCAGGATGGTGGTGTGACACGCGTCCCGACCAAAGCACGCAAGGTCGCTGATGTGTCTGGCGCCGGTGATACCGTCATCGCAACGCTTGCGGTCGCCATGGCCAGCGGCGCTTCGCTTTCGGAAGCCGCACATATCGCAAATTTTGCAGGCGGGCTTGTATGCGAAGAGGTGGGAATCGTGCCGGTGGATCGTGACAAGCTGTACGAGGCGGCCCTCGGAAAGCTCGGAGTACTAGACTGA
- a CDS encoding dienelactone hydrolase family protein produces MHRLWTIVLLFFCLSVSARAQEPKVHARWYQVQDDSVLVQYVLPAGNPMRPAIIVLPDRFGADQGNVRAVIKVLARLGYRAYAMPLRSAPMRAVEGMPSVTRDSLDTALLMEVAVDITNEPGCSGKLGLLGFDIGANVAIDALSRFPFFHSAALFYPTGGVTALKKLLRTHAALQLHVAQFDPQCSLSDVNTLKEAFMEAQKPLHIFYYKEAHRFFINPQHADYHQKDTQAAWSRINKFFRQTL; encoded by the coding sequence ATGCACCGGCTTTGGACCATAGTCCTGCTCTTTTTCTGCCTGTCCGTCTCCGCTCGCGCACAGGAGCCGAAAGTGCATGCGCGATGGTATCAGGTGCAGGATGACAGCGTGCTTGTACAGTATGTACTTCCCGCTGGCAATCCTATGCGTCCTGCCATCATTGTCCTTCCCGATCGCTTCGGCGCGGATCAGGGCAACGTCCGCGCGGTCATCAAAGTCCTCGCGCGACTCGGATACCGGGCATACGCCATGCCGTTGCGTTCGGCCCCCATGCGTGCCGTCGAGGGCATGCCGTCTGTCACGCGTGACTCGCTCGACACTGCATTACTCATGGAAGTGGCGGTTGACATTACCAACGAGCCCGGTTGCAGCGGAAAGCTCGGACTGCTCGGTTTCGACATCGGTGCGAACGTCGCGATCGATGCCTTGAGCCGCTTCCCGTTCTTTCACAGTGCGGCGCTGTTTTATCCCACCGGCGGTGTGACTGCGTTGAAGAAATTGCTCAGAACACATGCCGCGCTGCAGCTGCACGTGGCGCAATTTGATCCGCAGTGTTCGCTCTCTGATGTGAACACGTTGAAGGAAGCATTCATGGAAGCGCAAAAGCCGCTGCACATATTCTACTACAAGGAAGCGCACCGGTTTTTCATTAATCCCCAGCATGCGGATTACCATCAGAAGGACACGCAGGCTGCCTGGAGCAGAATCAACAAGTTTTTTCGCCAGACCCTGTAG
- a CDS encoding pyridoxal phosphate-dependent aminotransferase, whose amino-acid sequence MNPTPIDKQIVDEKIKASGLDSIGRSSIREIRTLINEIEQASGTSFIRMEMGIPGLPAAQIGIDAEKKALDGGCASFYPSIEGIPELKVEISRLIKLFIDLDVNPRGCIPCTGSTSGSFISWLVVGRMNPEKDTVLFLDPGFPVHKQQLNGLGIKHRSLDVYNYRGEALRAKLEEILAEGNICAILYSNPNNPTWICFTDKELKIIGELATKHDVVVMEDLAYFTMDFRKDYSIPGVPPFQPSVGKYTDNYLLLISSSKAFSYAGQRIGMLAISDKLFEREMPGLTRYYTQKKFGRAMIYGAAYSVSAGVTHSSQYGLAALLKATNDATYRFIDEVKVYGERARRMKKYFTDNGFGIVYDKDEDEPIADGFYFTVSYPGVDGVQLIEELLYYGISAISLANTGSERLEGIRACVSLVSEEQLPELEQRLRIFHENHPLT is encoded by the coding sequence ATGAATCCTACTCCCATTGACAAACAGATTGTAGACGAAAAAATCAAAGCGAGCGGTCTCGACAGTATTGGCCGTTCTTCCATACGTGAAATCCGTACACTCATCAATGAAATCGAACAGGCCAGCGGCACCTCTTTCATCCGCATGGAGATGGGAATCCCCGGACTCCCCGCAGCGCAGATCGGTATCGATGCCGAGAAAAAGGCTCTTGACGGGGGATGCGCTTCGTTCTATCCCAGTATCGAGGGGATCCCGGAACTCAAGGTTGAAATTTCACGGCTGATCAAACTGTTCATTGATCTCGATGTCAATCCCCGCGGCTGTATCCCCTGCACGGGATCGACCAGTGGAAGTTTCATCTCCTGGCTGGTTGTCGGACGCATGAATCCTGAGAAGGATACCGTACTCTTTCTCGATCCGGGTTTCCCGGTCCATAAGCAGCAGCTGAACGGGCTCGGCATCAAGCATCGCAGTCTCGATGTGTACAATTACCGTGGTGAGGCACTGCGCGCGAAGCTCGAGGAGATCCTCGCAGAAGGAAATATCTGCGCCATCCTGTATTCAAATCCCAACAACCCGACCTGGATCTGTTTCACCGATAAGGAACTGAAGATTATCGGGGAACTCGCGACGAAGCATGACGTCGTTGTCATGGAAGACCTGGCGTATTTCACGATGGATTTCAGGAAGGATTATTCCATTCCCGGTGTCCCGCCGTTCCAGCCTTCGGTAGGGAAATACACCGACAACTACCTCCTCCTGATTTCCAGTTCCAAGGCGTTTTCCTATGCAGGACAGCGCATCGGGATGCTCGCGATTTCCGACAAGCTCTTCGAGCGTGAGATGCCCGGACTCACGCGCTATTACACGCAGAAGAAATTCGGGCGTGCCATGATTTACGGTGCGGCGTACAGTGTCAGTGCCGGCGTCACCCACTCCTCCCAGTACGGTCTCGCGGCGCTGCTCAAGGCAACGAATGACGCGACCTACCGGTTTATCGACGAGGTCAAGGTGTACGGGGAGCGGGCGCGGCGCATGAAGAAGTATTTCACCGACAACGGTTTCGGTATCGTGTACGACAAGGATGAGGATGAACCCATCGCTGATGGTTTCTACTTCACCGTGTCTTACCCCGGCGTGGACGGCGTGCAGCTGATTGAAGAATTGCTGTATTACGGAATCAGCGCGATCTCGCTGGCGAATACCGGCAGCGAACGTCTCGAAGGCATCCGTGCATGCGTGTCACTGGTTTCGGAAGAGCAGCTGCCCGAGCTCGAACAGCGTCTGCGTATTTTTCATGAGAACCATCCGCTGACCTGA
- the ccsA gene encoding cytochrome c biogenesis protein CcsA, translating into MYNTIGLLGNIAIIVGFIAAVTGMISYFRSIRNPQNISLARGGFHVTTISVFVASAMLLILIVKHQFQFHYVWAYSSRELPLGLLMSTFYAGQEGSFLLWTLMVSVVGIFLLLYTQKRDNERETMGVYSGILAFLMMLLIVKNPFAHIDGSVIPQDGRGLNPLLQNFWMQIHPPILFAGFAAMTPPFALAIAGLMRKRYQGWVVSSLPWVVGGSMVLGLGIALGGFWAYETLGWGGWWGWDPVENASLIPWLVSVALVHTMITQKRTKGLMLTNFILAILAFVLVLYSTFLTRSGVLGDASVHSFVDPGRFSFTLLVLFMFAFTDVGLALLFGRFTKWGSKLFERFDGWKLVAVTYLIIIGPSIPVFAQVSGDLVPVFNDMIAGGNAIMVPIYYIMLGFAHLLNVLSYLWLPALIIKLGLIGYIFTGRLHSKKDYDSFAMMSRETWLGLGSAVVGVLTFIVLIGTSMPIIPQFIVDAFNGGLGAINSVAGTDFSLGNTVEPAFYDAMGLPLAIIMSLMTGLTLMLMWSSNNSKPLMRKAVVPVSATIVLTLLTVFWGGVTDAGMIMLAIAAWFSLVTNAVIGYRILRGNPRFGGAYIAHIGIAMMLLGIIGSGFYSVSNSMELKQGEPVEWKGYRFTYTGFETFWNGERYYFKVRIDDAATDEEVETVNTVMFVSNYGGQEQIMRNPGIAKSFAKDIYIEPQALFEADPEGGKVFAFTKGQTFEFGGYRVTFLDFEMNNSRASSSFKVGGVFHVEKYGEDGEELKAYHERGPEGEVKTPAVVSSGDLQVEVLGMTPNQENLAMSQIRVRLKNPNVKVDPNDLRETLVAQVTFEPFISIVWIGIILMVIGFFVARMRRSAEARKLEAYEIPTEVRDAALKGDQGRDAESTSSERERVDAD; encoded by the coding sequence ATGTATAACACGATCGGACTGCTGGGAAACATCGCCATCATCGTCGGTTTTATCGCCGCGGTGACCGGTATGATCAGCTATTTCCGCAGCATCAGAAATCCACAGAATATCAGTCTTGCACGCGGCGGTTTTCACGTCACCACGATTTCTGTATTCGTGGCTTCCGCGATGCTGCTTATCCTCATCGTCAAGCATCAGTTCCAGTTTCACTACGTCTGGGCGTACAGTTCGCGTGAGCTGCCACTTGGACTGCTGATGTCGACCTTTTACGCGGGGCAGGAGGGAAGCTTCCTGCTGTGGACGCTCATGGTCTCCGTTGTCGGTATTTTCCTGCTTCTCTACACGCAGAAGCGTGACAATGAGCGGGAAACGATGGGGGTGTACTCGGGAATACTGGCATTTCTCATGATGCTGCTCATCGTCAAGAATCCATTCGCACACATTGATGGAAGCGTTATTCCGCAGGACGGTCGTGGACTCAATCCCCTCCTGCAGAATTTCTGGATGCAGATTCATCCTCCCATCCTGTTTGCCGGCTTTGCCGCGATGACACCGCCGTTCGCTCTGGCCATTGCCGGACTCATGCGCAAGCGCTACCAGGGCTGGGTAGTTTCCTCGCTGCCCTGGGTTGTCGGTGGTTCGATGGTACTCGGCCTCGGCATCGCGCTCGGTGGTTTCTGGGCATACGAAACCCTCGGTTGGGGCGGCTGGTGGGGATGGGACCCGGTCGAGAACGCATCCCTGATCCCCTGGCTCGTTTCCGTTGCGCTCGTGCATACGATGATTACGCAGAAGCGCACCAAGGGATTGATGCTCACCAACTTCATCCTGGCCATCCTGGCGTTTGTGCTCGTGCTGTATTCTACTTTCCTGACGCGAAGCGGCGTGCTCGGTGACGCATCGGTGCATTCCTTCGTCGATCCCGGCCGATTCAGTTTTACGCTGCTGGTGCTTTTCATGTTCGCGTTCACCGACGTGGGACTTGCGCTGCTATTCGGACGTTTTACCAAGTGGGGAAGCAAACTTTTTGAGCGGTTTGACGGGTGGAAACTCGTTGCCGTGACCTACCTGATTATCATTGGTCCGAGCATCCCTGTCTTTGCGCAGGTGAGCGGTGATCTCGTCCCGGTATTCAATGACATGATTGCCGGCGGAAACGCCATCATGGTGCCGATTTACTACATCATGCTCGGCTTCGCCCATCTGCTGAATGTCCTGAGCTATCTCTGGCTGCCGGCGCTCATAATCAAGCTCGGACTCATCGGGTACATTTTCACAGGACGTCTGCACAGCAAGAAGGATTATGACAGTTTCGCGATGATGTCGCGTGAGACCTGGCTGGGACTCGGTTCCGCCGTTGTTGGCGTTCTCACGTTTATCGTGCTGATCGGAACGTCCATGCCCATCATTCCGCAGTTCATTGTGGATGCATTCAATGGCGGACTCGGTGCCATCAACAGTGTGGCGGGTACGGATTTCAGTCTCGGCAACACCGTGGAACCTGCGTTCTACGATGCCATGGGGCTGCCGCTTGCCATCATCATGTCGCTGATGACCGGACTGACGCTCATGCTCATGTGGAGCAGCAACAACAGCAAACCGCTGATGCGCAAAGCCGTTGTGCCTGTATCTGCGACGATCGTGCTGACCCTTCTGACGGTGTTCTGGGGCGGCGTCACTGACGCCGGAATGATCATGCTTGCCATCGCCGCCTGGTTCTCCCTCGTGACCAACGCCGTGATCGGCTACCGCATCCTGCGGGGCAACCCGCGCTTCGGTGGTGCCTACATCGCTCATATCGGTATCGCGATGATGCTGCTCGGTATCATCGGATCCGGATTCTACAGCGTTTCGAATTCCATGGAACTCAAGCAGGGCGAACCGGTCGAGTGGAAGGGCTATCGCTTTACCTACACGGGTTTCGAGACCTTCTGGAACGGTGAGCGCTACTATTTCAAAGTGCGCATCGATGATGCCGCCACCGACGAGGAAGTTGAAACCGTCAACACCGTGATGTTTGTCAGCAATTATGGCGGACAGGAACAGATCATGCGCAATCCCGGGATTGCGAAATCCTTCGCCAAGGACATCTACATCGAACCGCAGGCGCTCTTCGAGGCTGATCCGGAAGGTGGGAAGGTCTTCGCCTTCACGAAAGGCCAGACCTTTGAGTTCGGTGGGTACCGTGTGACTTTCCTCGATTTCGAGATGAACAATTCACGCGCATCATCGAGCTTCAAGGTCGGCGGCGTGTTTCATGTCGAGAAATATGGAGAGGACGGCGAAGAGCTGAAGGCGTATCACGAACGCGGTCCTGAAGGCGAAGTGAAGACGCCTGCCGTGGTTTCCTCCGGTGATCTGCAGGTTGAAGTACTGGGCATGACACCGAACCAGGAGAACCTGGCGATGTCGCAGATTCGTGTCCGTCTCAAGAACCCGAATGTGAAGGTCGATCCGAACGACCTCCGTGAGACGCTGGTCGCACAGGTGACATTCGAGCCTTTCATCAGCATCGTGTGGATAGGAATTATCCTCATGGTAATCGGATTCTTTGTTGCACGCATGCGCCGTTCCGCGGAAGCGCGTAAGCTCGAAGCCTACGAAATTCCCACGGAAGTTCGTGACGCTGCCCTCAAGGGCGACCAGGGTCGCGACGCCGAATCCACTTCCAGTGAGCGGGAAAGGGTAGACGCGGACTGA
- a CDS encoding cytochrome c maturation protein CcmE has product MKKRYLAGGVIIAVFLVIGGLSFLNSSVEYATLSKAETSGKKVQVTGKWVQDMSTHYDTHNNTFTFYMRDEDERIAQVVLDGAKPNNFDIATSVVAKGRYEDGVFHASEVLTKCPSKYEENPEGGDHPEGIRKTSL; this is encoded by the coding sequence ATGAAGAAACGCTATCTCGCTGGTGGAGTGATTATCGCTGTCTTTTTAGTCATTGGCGGCCTTTCCTTCCTCAATTCCTCGGTTGAGTATGCTACGCTCAGCAAGGCAGAGACCAGCGGAAAGAAAGTTCAGGTCACCGGCAAGTGGGTGCAGGATATGAGCACGCACTACGACACACACAACAACACCTTCACGTTTTACATGCGTGACGAAGACGAACGCATCGCCCAGGTGGTGCTCGACGGTGCCAAGCCGAATAATTTCGATATCGCAACCAGTGTTGTCGCGAAGGGACGCTACGAAGACGGCGTCTTTCACGCCTCGGAAGTACTGACCAAGTGTCCCTCCAAGTATGAAGAGAATCCCGAAGGCGGCGACCATCCCGAAGGTATTCGGAAAACTTCGCTGTGA
- a CDS encoding CcmD family protein encodes MYEFLEQNAIYVVMLIVLMIWTGLFVYLYRIDKKVKELE; translated from the coding sequence ATGTACGAATTTCTCGAACAGAATGCGATTTACGTGGTCATGCTCATCGTCCTCATGATCTGGACGGGGCTATTTGTCTACCTCTATCGTATCGACAAAAAAGTGAAAGAACTCGAATAA